One part of the Bacillota bacterium genome encodes these proteins:
- a CDS encoding sodium:solute symporter family protein, producing MKWMAVAIYSLFILCLSLITVKKVRTVEDFFLGNRSIGSWASAFAYGTTYFSAVVFIGYAGKVGWGFGLSSLWIAAGNAIIGGYLAWRLLARRTRELTTRLKALTMPEFLAARYDSPALQYVAAALIFIFLVPYSASVYMGLSYLIENIFGVPYLLALIVMALLTAFYLVMGGYFAVALVDLFQGLIMAFGAVLLVVFVTKSPQVGGLFTGLQRLAEINPGFTKIIGPPGFLPLFALVVLTSFGCWGLPQMVQKFYSVKNEDAIRRAQVITTTFALMIAGAAYYTGAWGRLFFSSLPLSQGRPNPDLIVPQMLQMILPEWGAALILLLVLSASMSTLSSLVLVSSSAVVVDIFKSLFPHWQENCFVGLMRFLCIVFIGLSLYLAVTPTIILVLMALSWGTLAGAFLGPYLYGLYWRRATRAGAWAGLLTGLAVSLGLAFYFKMDALWIPISGSLAMILPLAIVPLVSCLTKAFPESHLEKIFGARDEYREERGAEKGLSFLS from the coding sequence ATGAAATGGATGGCGGTTGCTATCTATTCCCTTTTTATTCTCTGTTTAAGTTTAATTACGGTAAAAAAGGTTCGTACGGTAGAAGATTTTTTTCTCGGAAATCGCTCTATTGGATCCTGGGCTTCTGCTTTTGCGTATGGAACAACTTACTTTTCTGCCGTAGTTTTTATCGGATATGCAGGTAAGGTAGGATGGGGTTTCGGTTTATCATCTCTGTGGATCGCAGCCGGCAATGCGATCATTGGTGGTTATCTCGCCTGGCGGCTTCTTGCACGCCGAACAAGAGAGTTGACCACCAGGCTGAAGGCATTAACGATGCCTGAGTTTTTGGCAGCCCGTTATGACAGCCCTGCGCTGCAGTATGTTGCGGCAGCTCTGATCTTTATTTTTTTGGTTCCCTATTCGGCCTCAGTGTACATGGGTTTGAGTTACTTGATTGAAAACATCTTTGGAGTTCCTTATTTATTGGCTCTCATTGTGATGGCCCTGCTCACTGCCTTTTACCTTGTCATGGGGGGATATTTTGCAGTCGCTCTGGTGGATTTGTTTCAGGGCCTGATAATGGCGTTTGGGGCAGTTCTCTTAGTGGTTTTTGTTACAAAAAGCCCTCAGGTGGGAGGCCTCTTCACGGGATTGCAGCGCTTGGCAGAAATTAACCCCGGTTTTACAAAGATTATAGGTCCTCCCGGATTCTTGCCCCTGTTTGCACTGGTCGTTCTCACAAGCTTCGGGTGCTGGGGTTTGCCTCAAATGGTTCAGAAATTTTACTCCGTTAAAAATGAGGATGCGATTCGGAGGGCGCAGGTGATTACCACTACTTTTGCTTTGATGATTGCCGGGGCGGCTTATTATACAGGAGCCTGGGGCCGCCTGTTTTTCTCGTCACTCCCGCTTTCGCAGGGTAGGCCAAACCCTGATTTAATTGTTCCTCAAATGCTTCAGATGATTCTCCCGGAATGGGGTGCCGCTTTAATCTTGCTCCTGGTATTATCTGCTTCGATGTCAACCCTTTCTTCTCTTGTTTTGGTTTCAAGTTCCGCAGTTGTGGTTGACATCTTCAAATCGCTTTTTCCACACTGGCAGGAGAACTGTTTTGTTGGGTTGATGCGCTTCTTGTGCATTGTTTTTATCGGTTTAAGTTTGTATTTGGCCGTAACACCGACAATTATTCTTGTGTTGATGGCCCTTTCCTGGGGAACACTGGCAGGTGCTTTTCTTGGCCCTTACCTGTACGGCCTCTACTGGCGCCGTGCCACCAGGGCCGGAGCCTGGGCCGGTCTTTTGACAGGTTTGGCTGTTTCTTTAGGTTTGGCTTTTTACTTCAAAATGGATGCGCTCTGGATTCCCATCAGCGGGTCCCTGGCGATGATACTGCCTCTGGCAATCGTGCCACTGGTCAGTTGCCTGACGAAAGCTTTTCCGGAAAGTCATTTAGAGAAAATTTTTGGGGCAAGGGATGAGTATAGAGAAGAAAGAGGAGCGGAGAAAGGACTGAGTTTTTTGTCATGA